A window of Passer domesticus isolate bPasDom1 chromosome 11, bPasDom1.hap1, whole genome shotgun sequence genomic DNA:
TCAACTCTAACATAAGATTTCTTTCTCATTTGTCATATCAAAAATCACCAATTCCTATTACCAGTACAGACTCCACACTGGCAGCCATGTAACCCCCTAACAAAGACTATGGAAGAAATATGGTCTGCATATGATTTACTGAACTCTGTAAAGGAATTCCAATTTTAATGGTTTATTTAGTAAGTTGTTAGCTACACATAGATCTCAAAGTGCTTCATAAAATGTCTGACTTTTAATCTCTCTGATATGCACCACTGAATTGTGTCTGGAAAGTAATATTGGGACTCAGACTAGAATTCAGCATGTATACATTAATTAACTCAGTTGTAACACTTGAGAGTTTTTGAATAGCAAATTCGGTGATCTATAAGCAAAAGATGGATGAGAAGGTGGTTTGATCAAATGTAATCTGAATTTAATACCTCCCCCATCCCATTTGTCATCTTGAATCTTTGACTCACTGTTTTTTCGGAGAGAACCACTTTTATTTTAGTAGGAGGAAGACAGCTCCACATTGTGAGTCCATGTTAATTCCCAGGATTTAAAATCCAGTGTATTaattgttggtttgtttttttaaatggagtATACTGCAGGTGAATACTGCATGTCCTCTAGTTTCTGGATATTTCATTCTGCTAGTACTTCTAATGAGTGTATTGTGGCATTTTAATTGCTATTTCACATTGCTCACGGGCTGTAAGAAAAAGGCATATAACATAGTGCTCTGAGCATATGAAGCCAACTtcctacttttttcttttttcctggttAACTGATATAATTTTATACTTCATTGTTTTCAGTAGCCTGGGAGGAGATTCTAAAAATATCTAATGGAAATTCATACTTAACACTTTATGATCTCAACTTAAGTATCTTTTAACCATCTTATTTAGTAATGCTGATAAAAATAAACCCTGCCATTCAAAACACCCAGAAGGGTTGTTGTTATATTTTATAACACACCATTACAAGGGTTAGCAGCTAACGTGTGGCAATAAAAATTTTGCAGGCCTGATTTATTCCGGCAGAGAGTCCTTGAGCTGAACGCGTCGGATGAGCGTGGGATACAAGTGATCCGGGAAAAAGTGAAGGCTTTTGCTCAGCTCACGGCGGCTGGAAGCCGTTCAGAGTAAGTGCTGGATCAAACCCCTCCTGCTTAGGACAAAGCAtgtggttgtttttgtttctaATATAAATGATGGGTCAGCACTGCCCAGAAGTTGGCAGCACGCGGTGCTTTGGCTGAGCTTTTACTTAGTGGAATTTCACATTGGGGGTTTGAATACCCAGGAGGATTTTTACTGTTGCTGTTAGCATTGGAGGCAGACAGCAAAAACTCCACAAGGTCAAGACTTCTGGGTTTGGGCACATCTTGTTGCCTTTGCAGATGTTGTCTGACTGCCATAGAAAAATTTCTTTGGGTAAATTGTGCCAGAAGTTACTTCCCTAGTCCTTCTAATCTGCAGGAATTTCTACAGCATGGGTGTTGGTTTCGAAAGGATTCTGGTGTGAGGTGATGGGAAGCTCAGTGCAGGTCAAGCCATGTGTATGGACTGTGGAAAGTAGCAGGAAGAAACGGCATGCCAAGACAGCCTGACTGATTCCAGTACAGTATTGTGTACTGGAATCAGTCTGTTGAGTATTCTTGGGAGTTTAGGGAATTAGGAAGCCTGTAAAAAGAAGAGCTACATAAGGTGTTAAAAGAAGCATCTTAGAGTATGTGTTTAGAGGACTTTTGCAGTATTCAAGTGTTGGTCTTTTTATGGGAACTCACTCCCTGCCTTTATTACAAATATTAGTCTTTtatctaaaaataatttaaaaaatattgaacCTCTGAACCTGTCCTATTTTTCAAAGATACATGCTTAAGTAAAATATTACTTTCTATTTGCGGTGATTTTTCTGTgtatgtttttcatttttccccctttgtctGTACATTTCATGTCTGCTGAATAACAGATTTCTAATTTTCAGTGGTAAAATGTGTCCACCTTTTAAAATTGTGATCCTGGATGAAGCTGACTCTATGACttcagcagcccaggcagcctTAAGACGCACAATGGAAAAAGAATCTAAAACAACACGTTTCTGTCTCATTTGTAACTACATCAGCAGGTATACCTGGAATTTGTTGCTTATTTGGATTTGCTCTCTGGTCTGTagtctgctttttatttttcccctgcttaAAAGTTGATATCtaatttttctacttttcagtTAATAGAGAGGTCACTGTATGCATGCAAGCCTGAAACAATAGATTTCACTTTTAATATTTATAATGTTGCAGTTTTAGGGTTATTTAAACCTTAAGATTTTCTGCCTTTGTTAGCTTTCTCTGTGAGAACTTGACCAATGCATTTGTTTACCCCGtccttcctttctttcagaATAATTGAACCTTTAACATCTCGATGCTCCAAATTCCGCTTCAAGCCTTTGTCTGACAGTATCCAACAGCAGAGGCTGTTGGATGTTTCTGAGAAGGAACATGTGAAAATCAGTAATGAGGTAACTTTGTGGTTGCCATGTAATTTTGCTGCTTAATCCAGTGCATAAttgcatggcagcaaaagagGCCAAGTCAGCATACTTTTCCAGGCTGCTCAATtgtatgaaataaaatatataaactcATTTATTCTCCTTCCCTAGATGGGATGAATTTTAAGTCGTCCTAAAACCAGAGAAATATCCACCAGAGAAAAATGAAGCCAAACTGTAGGGCTTTTTGTTCTCTGCTGAGTGTACTGGCAGAGAACCATGCTTCTTTCTCAAACTGCCAGCACACATTTGTGTTAGAGAGGTTGTTTTGTAACTTCTGTGTTGTGCTTGGCCCTGACAATCTGCTTTATGCACTACTTGGTGTTTTAAAGTAACTGCTGAAAAAGTGTATTAGATTTTAATGAGCAGTGAACATTTAACTTAGCATTTTCTGACATTATTTTTCAGGCAGTATCATACCTGGTGAAAGTGTCAGAAGGGGATTTAAGAAAAGCAATTACTTTTCTTCAAAGTGCCACTCGCCTAATGGGTGGGAAGGAGATCACAGAGAAGATAATCACTGAAATTGCTGGGGTAAGCTGTGCCTTACAGTTTCTCCTGGAATTACTctgaaaagcatttttcctACCTCTATCTGCCATTGCTCAAAGTTTGGTTAAAAATCAGTTATATACTCACCAGTATTGCAGCATAGTAATGATGCACTATCTACCAGAATTTTCAAGTCTGCCTGCTTCTGTACACTTATTACATAGCAGGTTTCTAATAACTTCTTCTGTAAATCATGGAAAACTATAAAACAGTCTTATAATTCAAACTGAATTTGAAATAATCTGCCCATAAATGCAAactgtgggttttgtttggttttttgttttttttttttttttatgggagAGTAGATTAGACCATTTTTTGGTGCTTTTCTGTATGTATGTGTATAAGTACAGATAATTGCAATATTGGTTTGGAAGCACAGGGAAATGACTTTCAGTAGCAGCTCATTTTCAGCTTAATGTGACAGTGACAAGGATCTGCGTGGATCCTGCTTTTTAATGAAACAGCAGTGGTTTGTTCTAGAATGACAAGGGTAATACtgagaggcacaggagaaaCCTGAGAGAAAACGTGTTTAATAAAACTTGTGTGAAGGTGTTCCTATAGCAACACAACACCCCtgaagaaggaagaggagaTTAGGACTTGAGGAGCTGAAAAATAGATGGGCTTTAATGATGGACACACTTCCCATGAAGGTGCTGCAATCGTAGCTCATTGTAGGGGTTGGGAGGTTCTGACTTCGATGAAACCAGAGGCaattgctgctgagcagagttTACAGAACaattttaaacaattttcaCAGTGAAGTCACTGTTCAGTTTTGTGTATCTGTAAACCAGCAGGTATCTGAATAGATACCAGACATCTGAAACCTGGCAGAAATTGACTGTAACAATAAGAAAGAGAAGCATGACATTTCATTGTTGAGTGAATAATGCTGGTTTAAAGCAAGGGAACCCAACTTCACATCTTCATAAAAACTTGAAGTTCTTGGTCATTCACAACTTCCATGACCCTGGAGTGATCTTAGTACAAAAGCTTCATAAAGAAGCTTTGAAACCAAACTGTCCAGGCACTCAACTGACAGAAATGACAGTGAatgaagggggaaaggggcagcTCTTCTCTGCACAGAGTGACATAATGGCATCTGTCgacttttttccttctgatttaTTGTCTGGTCTTGTTGCATTGGGCATTTTTTGAATTCTGTTGGTTTGTCACTGGAAATAAAACCTATTTGCTGTGTTGTTTAGGTGTAGAATGGTACAGAAAGCATTGGCTGATCTAACTGTTgaagaatgttctcctcttagTCAGTGTCCTGAATAAGCAGTTGGATTTAGGAAGGTGACTTTGACACTCTATTGTCGTGAtatggtttttgttttaatataaCCAGTAAAGGACAAATATCACAGCCTagttttcacttttaaaatgtatttagtCTGTCACACATACTTGCTAGAAGTCGATGGGTGTGTAGAGGAATGAAATCCTGAAATACCCTCTGCCATGAACAGTTTGTTAATGTAAGCTTCAACACCAATTTTAAATTTACAAAGTTGAAATTAAGAAATGTCACTTCTTGTTACAGGTCATCCCTAAAGAAACAATTGATGAACTGCTATTGGGCTGCCAGAGTGGTTCCTTTGAGAAACTGGAAAAACTGGCAAAGGTAAAGTTCTCTTAGTGCTTAGCCTGGGTATTTTTCTCAGTCAAGGTCCTGTGAATCCTTTGTTCCCAGGCTACAGCTGAGGATCATTTGGCCTCAGTCAGTTTGTCTGCACATTTGGGAAGTGTCTTTTACCAGTCAGGACTCCCAGTCTTTCCTTTCTGAGGAAGAGCTTGCAAAGTTGCAAATGAATTTCCCTAGCAGTGTGTCTCTGGCTTTCTCCTGGGTTAAACTGGTGTAGATCTGTTTAGCTGAACAGAAAAATAAGGTTGCACCAACACTTTCTATTTTCATAAACTTCTCTCTCCCTAAATAGCTTCATTGACCATTGTTCTCAATACTTGACATTTTTGTAACTGGGCActacttttattatttttttgtctttagttgccatgggttttattttattaaaaaagctTTGGTCTTACAGATCTCTCACTTCCTGAGACTAGCAGTGACCACATGAAGAAAATCCTAAGTAGGTGGCCCTTTAAAATGTGCAGGCTGTGAAGCTGCCATCTGATGCTGTGGATTCCAAGCCCTCCTAATTTTAGAATAGGATTGGACAGGTTCAGTGGAGGTTgttaaatgttttaaatgtctcatttaatttctgagatgtaAATTGTCAGGAGCTGGAAGAATGTTTGGACAGAACTactgctctgtgcctgccttGCTCATGCAGCCTGTCACTGTCAGGCtgggtgcaggcagggctgtgcacaggcTACTGAATTGTCCTCTGCAATGTACAAGTTCCATACTTAATTGCAGTGCAGTCTCTCAGTTCAGACAGGATTTTTCAAGATTATCTTTCCAGTTTGCGGtgtttctgctgctgaattACTTCCATTTTCCTCTCTGCCTGTGCAGAATCTCATCAATGAGGGGTTTGCTGTTGCTCAGCTTGTAAACCAGCTGCATGACACCATTGTGGAGAGCGAAGATTACAGCGACAAGCAGAAATCTGCCATGGTCGAGAAACTTGCAGTAAGTCTAGCttgagtaaaaaaaaacaaaacacattaaTCTCTACAGACTGATTTTTGTTTGCACAGTCTCTCCCAAGAAGTACATGgcgagttttttttctgaatgtttctTGGTAGACTGTGAACT
This region includes:
- the RFC4 gene encoding replication factor C subunit 4 is translated as MQAFLKGPASISTKPVAAKEKNAAGSSGDGKKTKPIPWVEKYRPKNVDEVAFQDEVVAVLKKSLEGADLPNLLFYGPPGTGKTSTILAAARELFGPDLFRQRVLELNASDERGIQVIREKVKAFAQLTAAGSRSDGKMCPPFKIVILDEADSMTSAAQAALRRTMEKESKTTRFCLICNYISRIIEPLTSRCSKFRFKPLSDSIQQQRLLDVSEKEHVKISNEAVSYLVKVSEGDLRKAITFLQSATRLMGGKEITEKIITEIAGVIPKETIDELLLGCQSGSFEKLEKLAKNLINEGFAVAQLVNQLHDTIVESEDYSDKQKSAMVEKLAEVDKCLADGADEFLQLMSLCALVMQQLTQNI